The region TGATTGTTTGCCACAACCATCCATCAGGTGTTGCGGAGCCAAGTCAAGCCGATAGAAGAATTACTGAGCGATTAAAAAATGCGCTTGCAACTATAGATGTTTCTTTGTTAGATCATATGGTTGTAGGTGATTGTGAAATAGTTTCATTTGCAGAGCGGGGATGGATAGATTAACTATCCCTTGATCTTTATTTTTAGATCCTGTATAAAATGCGCCCTCTGTTGTGTGCCTCAGGCGACGGCCATATTCGAGGTACATTAATGCTCGAGCGTTATATATATTGTTTTGGAGAAGTTTGACATGTCAAGAGTATGCCAAGTAACTGGCAAGAAGCCAATGGTCGGTAATAACCGCTCACACGCTAAAAATGCAACACGTCGTCGTTTTTTACCTAACCTACAAAACCACCGTTTTTGGTTAGAAGGTGAGAAGCGCTTCGTTAAGCTACGTATCTCTACTAAAGGTATGCGTATCATCGATAAGAAAGGTATTGAAGTTGTTATTGCTGAACTTCGTGCCCGTGGCGAGAAGGTATAATAAACCATGGCAAAATCTAAAGGTAATCGTGAGAAGATCAAGCTAGTTTCTAGCGCTAAAACGGGTCATTTCTACACAACTGAAAAGAACAAACGTAACATGCCTGAAAAAATGGAGATCAAGAAATTTGATCCAGTTATTCGTCAGCACGTTATGTATAAAGAAGCTAAAATCAAGTAATTACTTGGTAATAAACTTCTTAAAAGCCCCTAAATTAGGGGCTTTTTTTTGTCTGTAATTTGCTTTTTATTGGCTGGATTTCAAAGCCCAGTATGCTGTATTGAATGATTTAGATATGCAAGTGTATGGACACATGAGGTAAGGCGAAGCAGTCAGCCAGAGCCGAGAATAATGATTAGCTTCAATATTTTTAGTAGACCGGGATGAAATTAAATGCTGTTAGTTTGAATTTAAATGCATTATTATTGATTTATTATTATGTCTGATAATTTATAAATTAAGTGAGATACTAGCGTGCGAACCACAGAACTTGTTGAAGGATTTCGTCAGTCTGCCTCTTATGTGAATGCTCACAGAGGGAAAACCTTTGTTGTGATGCTGGGGGGAGAAGCCTTAGCTAAAAATCAATTTCGTTCAATCATTAACGACATTGCTTTGTTGCATAGCCTAGGAATTAAAGTCGTATTGGTTCATGGTGCACGGCCACAAATCGATGCAGCATTGGCTGAAAGGTCACTGGTTCCTGAATATTATCATGGTGTACGCATTACCGAAGAAGAAACGTTTAAAGTCATCAAGCAAGTCGTAGGGAGTTTACAGCTCGATATTACCGCTAGGCTGTCGATGAGTTTGAGTAATACGCCGATGCAAGGTGCACAAATTAATGTGGTCAGTGGTAATTTTGTCATCGCACAACCACTAGGGGTTGATAATGGTGTTGATTACTGTTTGAGTGGTAAGGTGAGACGGATCGATGTTCAGGGGCTAAAGAGACAATTAGATAATAATGGAATTGTGTTACTTGGCCCCATTGCCGCGTCAGTAACAGGAGAAAGTTTTAACCTGACCGCTGAAGAGGTTGCCACCCAAATTGCTGTGAAGCTCAAAGCAGACAAGATGATTGGTTTTAGTTCAGAAAAAGGGATTTTA is a window of Shewanella sp. VB17 DNA encoding:
- the rpmG gene encoding 50S ribosomal protein L33, translating into MAKSKGNREKIKLVSSAKTGHFYTTEKNKRNMPEKMEIKKFDPVIRQHVMYKEAKIK
- the rpmB gene encoding 50S ribosomal protein L28; translation: MSRVCQVTGKKPMVGNNRSHAKNATRRRFLPNLQNHRFWLEGEKRFVKLRISTKGMRIIDKKGIEVVIAELRARGEKV